The genome window GGCCACCCTTAACGCTTCCGGCGATGCCTACAGCGGCAGCCCGTTCGTGCAGGTGTTCTCGATGCTGGGCAGCAACACCGCTGCGCATATCCTCAACTTCGTGGTGCTGACCGCCGCGCTGTCGGTGTACAACAGCGGCACCTACTGCAACAGCCGCATGTTGCTGGGCATGGCCGAGCAGGGCGATGCGCCCAAGGCCTTGTCCAGGATCGACAAGCGCGGCGTGCCGGTACGTTCGATCCTCGCGTCGGCGGCGGTCACGCTGGTGGCGGTGCTGTTGAACTACCTGGTCCCGCAGCATGCGTTGGAGTTGTTGATGTCGCTGGTGGTCGCGACCCTGGTGATCAACTGGGCGATGATCAGCTACTCGCACTTCAAGTTCCGCCAGCACATGAACCAGACCCAGCAGACGCCACTGTTCAAAGCGCTGTGGTATCCGTACGGCAACTACATCTGCCTGGCGTTCGTGGTGTTCATCCTGGGCGTGATGTTGCTGATTCCCGGCATCCAGATCTCGGTCTACGCGATTCCGGTGTGGGTGGTGTTCATGTGGGTGTGCTACGTGATCAAGAACAAGCGCAGTGCCCGCCAGGAATTGGCTGTGGCGGCTGCCAAGTAAGCACGAAACCCTGTGGGAGCGAGCTTGCTCGCGATGGCGGTGGGTCAGCAATATCAAGGGTGACTGACACACTGCAATCGCGAGCAAGCTCGCTCCCACAGGAGTTAGGCGTCGCCCTGGGGGATTCGGGGTATTCTGTGGGGCTTGATAGCGGACCCTTTCCCATGCTGGCGATTTCCAACACCGTGCACATCCCGGACGCCGAGATCGAGCTGACGGCCATCCGCGCCCAGGGGGCCGGGGGGCAGAACGTCAACAAGGTCTCCAGCGCCGTGCATTTGCGCTTCGACATTCCGGCCTCGTCGCTGCCCGAGTTCTACAAGGAGCGGTTGCTGGCCCTGCGCGACAGTCGCATTACCAGCGACGGTGTGCTGATCATCAAGGCCCAGCAATACCGTACCCAGGAACAGAACCGGGCCGACGCGCTGGAGCGCTTGTCCGAACTGATCCTCAGCGCCACCAAGGTCGAAAAGAAGCGCCGCCCGACCAAGCCGACCCTGGGTTCGAAAAAGCGTCGCCTGGAATCCAAGACCAAGCGCGGCTCGATCAAGGCCGGGCGCGGCAAGGTGGATTTCTAGTCCTTCTCCCGCGCTTCACGGTAGCGGGGCGCCTGCCGGTACAGGTAGACACTCAGTGCCAACCCACCCAGGGCCGCCAGGGCGGCGAACAGAAAGATCGAGGCAAAGCCGAAGCCCGCGGCAATCGCGCCGGCCAGTGGCCCGGTGATCCCCAACGACAAATCAATGAACAGCGAATAGGCGCCCACCGCCGCCCCACGACTGGAGGCCGGCACCAGGTTGACCGCTTCCACGCCCAGCGCTGGAAACACCAGGGAAAAGCCGAAACCGCTCAACGCCGCGCCCGCCAGGGCCCAGTGGGCATCCGGTGCGAGCCACAACAGCAACAAACCGAGGGTTTCCACCGACAGGCAGGCAATCGCTACGCGAAAGCCGCCCAGACGGTTGATCAGGTTGCCGAACAACAGGCGCGCGCCGATGAAGCTGGCGCCGAACAGGCTCAGGCACAGCACGGCGTTATCCCAGTGCTGCGTGGCGTAGTAGAGGGTGATGAAGGTCGCGATCGTGCCAAACCCGATGGAGCCCAGGGCCAGGCCGCAGCCGTGTGGCAGCACACGTCCCAACACATGCATGAACGGCAGGCGTTCGCCAGCGACGATGGGCGCCGCGGTTTTGCGCCAGGCCAATGCCAGCCCCAGCAAA of Pseudomonas fluorescens contains these proteins:
- a CDS encoding MFS transporter, whose product is MSDSQRPLAVTLQVVSIVLFTFIGYLNIGIPLAVLPGFVHGELGFGAVIAGLVISVQYLATLLSRPYAGRIIDNLGSKRAVMFGLAGCGLSGVFMLVSAWTPHLPTLSLISLLIGRLVLGSAESLVGSGSIGWGIGRVGAANTAKVISWNGIASYGALAIGAPLGVWLVNALGLWSMGVSIILLGLLGLALAWRKTAAPIVAGERLPFMHVLGRVLPHGCGLALGSIGFGTIATFITLYYATQHWDNAVLCLSLFGASFIGARLLFGNLINRLGGFRVAIACLSVETLGLLLLWLAPDAHWALAGAALSGFGFSLVFPALGVEAVNLVPASSRGAAVGAYSLFIDLSLGITGPLAGAIAAGFGFASIFLFAALAALGGLALSVYLYRQAPRYREAREKD
- the arfB gene encoding alternative ribosome rescue aminoacyl-tRNA hydrolase ArfB, with the protein product MLAISNTVHIPDAEIELTAIRAQGAGGQNVNKVSSAVHLRFDIPASSLPEFYKERLLALRDSRITSDGVLIIKAQQYRTQEQNRADALERLSELILSATKVEKKRRPTKPTLGSKKRRLESKTKRGSIKAGRGKVDF